The DNA sequence GAGCTCCGCGCTGGCCGCCCCATCGGCGATCGTCAGGATCGCCACGCAGGGCTTGAGGTCGAAGCGCCGCGGCCCGGCCGCGCCGGGGTTGATGACCAACCGCCCGTCGACGCGCTCGATCACCTGCTTGTGCGTGTGGCCGTACACGCACACGTCGGCTTCATAGGCCGCGGCGACTTGGGCTGGCCGCGGCCGGCCCAACTCGTGCCCGTGCTGCACGTGAATGCGCAGGCCGCCGATCTCGACGTCGAGCGCCTCGCGCAGCGAGGGATCCCAGGGGTCATCGCAGTTGCCGTACACGGCCTGCGTCGGCGCGATCAGCCCGAGCTCCACCAGGATCGTGTCGCTGCAGACGTCGCCGGCGTGCAGGATGCGGTCCACCCCGGCGAAGACCTCATGCACCTGCGGGCGGAGCAGGCCGTGCGTGTCGCTGATCAAGCCGACGCGGATCGGGGCGGTCACCATGCGCTCGGCGTGGTCGGCACGGGCACGTCAGTCGTTCGCGGACTCGCCCCAGCGCGGTGCGAGCGTATTCGGCACGCCGAGGTGATCCAACGCCCGCGCGACGATGAAATCCACCATCTCATCGATCGTCGTCGGCCGATTGTAGAACCCGGGCGCGGCCGGCATGACCGTTGCCCCGGCCATCGTCACGCGCCGCATGTTCTCCAGGTGGATCAGCGAGAGCGGCGTCTCCCGCGTCACCAGCAGCAGCGGCCGCCGTTCCTTGAGCGCGACGTCGGCAGCGCGCTCGACGAGCGAGCGCGAGGTCCCCGCGGCGATGCTCGCCAGCGTCCCCATCGAGCAGGGGCAGATGACCATGCCGCCCGCCAGCGACGAACCCGACGCCGGCGCCGCGCCGCGATCGCCATCGTCGAACACCGTCACGAGCCGATCGAAACGCTCCGCTCCGACCGCCGCACGCAGTCCCGCGAGATCGCCGACCTCGCTCTCCGTCCGGAGCAGCCGAAAGCCATGCGAGCTCACGATCAGCGACACGCGACGCTCGGCCACCAGCAGCTGCTCGAGCAGGCGGATACCATACGGCGCACCGGACGCACCGGTAATCGCCATCACCAACGGCGCGTCGGCCGAAGCGGGGCGCATCATGCGAGCAGCATCCGGTCCGCCAGCACGAACGCCAAGAAGGTCATCGAGATCACGCCGTTCATCGTGAAGAAGGCTGCATCGAGCTTGCTGAGGTCATCGCTGTGCACCAAGGAGTGCTCGTAGGCCAGCAGGATGCCGACCGCCGACACCCCGGCCCACGCGAGCCAGCCCAGCCCCGAGGCCCAGACCGTCGCCCCGAGGGCGAGCACGGTCAC is a window from the Pseudogemmatithrix spongiicola genome containing:
- a CDS encoding UbiX family flavin prenyltransferase, which encodes MMRPASADAPLVMAITGASGAPYGIRLLEQLLVAERRVSLIVSSHGFRLLRTESEVGDLAGLRAAVGAERFDRLVTVFDDGDRGAAPASGSSLAGGMVICPCSMGTLASIAAGTSRSLVERAADVALKERRPLLLVTRETPLSLIHLENMRRVTMAGATVMPAAPGFYNRPTTIDEMVDFIVARALDHLGVPNTLAPRWGESAND
- a CDS encoding metallophosphoesterase family protein yields the protein MVTAPIRVGLISDTHGLLRPQVHEVFAGVDRILHAGDVCSDTILVELGLIAPTQAVYGNCDDPWDPSLREALDVEIGGLRIHVQHGHELGRPRPAQVAAAYEADVCVYGHTHKQVIERVDGRLVINPGAAGPRRFDLKPCVAILTIADGAASAELVELAY